A single Endozoicomonas sp. NE40 DNA region contains:
- a CDS encoding IS4 family transposase, with translation MNPVTALQNKLSVHLDWNKARCEFIAQFILGLIKLRTSSLYRLRVAFVREASPDSSYKRIQRFFRSYSLDYSAIARLIVTLVPLEPKWTLCLDRTNWKLGSQDINHLVLAVCCQGVAIPLFWSNLDKAGCSESNQRIALMKRFLATFPDQPVACLTADREFHGHSWLSWLMEQGILFRIRIKKNTQVAKPGSSAISVRLQFRSLKTGTWDAISKPCKIWGLKLYVAGSLSHKGYCFVVSQDKPDTIIPDYHCRWEIESLFSCLKTRGFDMEACRLTAPERTDKLTALLALAFCWSYTEGLKRQAISPSRIAKTRFGASWPAESIFHQGLEYLQELLLNPDKLKRGFKQALNFLSRSQHSLSK, from the coding sequence ATGAACCCTGTCACAGCACTCCAGAACAAGCTTAGTGTTCATCTCGATTGGAACAAGGCTCGTTGTGAATTTATTGCTCAATTTATCCTTGGTCTGATCAAACTCAGAACCAGCTCTCTATACAGACTCCGTGTCGCCTTTGTCAGAGAGGCCTCCCCCGACTCAAGCTACAAACGGATTCAACGTTTTTTCAGAAGCTACTCACTGGACTACTCCGCTATTGCTCGCTTGATTGTCACGTTAGTGCCTCTTGAGCCTAAGTGGACTCTCTGTCTCGACAGAACCAACTGGAAACTCGGAAGTCAGGACATTAACCATCTGGTTCTGGCTGTTTGTTGTCAGGGTGTTGCCATTCCTTTGTTCTGGAGCAACCTTGATAAAGCTGGTTGCTCCGAGTCGAATCAGAGAATTGCCCTCATGAAACGCTTTTTGGCAACTTTTCCGGATCAGCCAGTTGCCTGCCTGACCGCAGACCGGGAGTTTCATGGACACAGCTGGCTAAGCTGGCTCATGGAACAAGGAATACTGTTCAGGATACGTATCAAGAAGAATACACAAGTAGCTAAGCCCGGAAGCTCTGCCATCTCCGTGCGGTTGCAGTTTCGTTCATTGAAGACTGGCACTTGGGATGCAATCTCGAAGCCTTGCAAAATCTGGGGCTTGAAGCTTTATGTTGCAGGGAGTTTGTCCCATAAAGGCTACTGCTTTGTTGTCAGCCAGGATAAGCCTGATACGATTATTCCCGACTACCATTGCCGCTGGGAAATCGAGTCTCTGTTCAGTTGCCTTAAAACCAGAGGGTTTGACATGGAAGCTTGCAGGCTGACCGCACCAGAGAGGACGGACAAGCTGACGGCTTTGCTGGCTTTGGCATTCTGCTGGAGCTACACCGAAGGGTTGAAGAGGCAAGCAATTTCTCCATCAAGAATTGCGAAAACGCGCTTTGGTGCATCATGGCCAGCAGAAAGCATTTTCCATCAAGGCTTGGAGTATCTACAGGAACTACTTCTGAATCCTGATAAATTGAAACGTGGATTTAAACAGGCTTTGAACTTTTTGTCCCGCAGTCAGCATTCTTTATCCAAATAA
- a CDS encoding pyridoxal-dependent decarboxylase, exosortase A system-associated produces the protein MSKKHDRLERINVNNNELLIADRKASELVDIVGGTPVYVYSRTELSDRVKALRAAMPEALKLHYAIKANPMPAVVQHMSSMLDGLDVASHKEMLVALSTGIAPETISFAGPAKQPGELWAAVVAGIVVNVESVLELERLYVISEDLGIRPKVAFRVNPDFELKSSGMKMAGGPKQFGIDAELMPDILSGLDTAKIDFKGFHIFSGSQNLKADALIEAHDKTFELAARLTAIAPAKVEHVNIGGGLGIPYFPGEKALDVTPVAENLQRLLDSRSGDFRDTEIVMELGRYFVGEAGYYICKVTDKKVSRGQAYLMTDGGLHHHLSNSGNFGQVIRKNYPVLIANRVDGDKTEKVEIVGPLCTPLDIVGAKLELPEAELGDLVVVFQSGAYGATASPQDFLSHPHVRELLI, from the coding sequence ATGAGTAAAAAACATGACCGGCTTGAGCGAATCAATGTTAATAACAATGAACTGCTGATAGCTGACAGGAAAGCTTCAGAGCTGGTTGACATTGTTGGGGGGACACCGGTTTATGTTTACAGCCGGACAGAACTAAGTGACAGGGTTAAAGCATTGCGTGCCGCCATGCCGGAAGCTCTGAAGCTGCATTATGCGATTAAGGCAAATCCTATGCCAGCGGTTGTGCAACACATGTCTTCCATGCTGGATGGTCTGGACGTTGCCTCACACAAAGAGATGCTGGTGGCTCTGAGTACTGGTATAGCACCGGAAACGATAAGCTTTGCAGGCCCTGCCAAGCAACCTGGCGAGCTGTGGGCTGCGGTTGTGGCAGGAATTGTTGTGAATGTTGAATCAGTTCTAGAGCTGGAAAGGCTTTATGTCATCAGTGAAGATCTGGGCATCCGGCCCAAAGTGGCATTCCGTGTGAACCCGGATTTTGAACTGAAATCTTCTGGCATGAAAATGGCCGGAGGACCTAAGCAGTTTGGTATTGATGCGGAATTAATGCCGGATATTCTGTCAGGTCTGGATACGGCAAAAATTGATTTTAAGGGTTTTCATATTTTCTCAGGTTCACAGAACCTGAAAGCTGATGCACTGATAGAAGCCCATGACAAGACATTTGAGCTGGCTGCCAGGCTAACAGCTATTGCACCCGCTAAAGTGGAGCACGTCAATATCGGTGGTGGTCTTGGTATCCCCTATTTCCCGGGTGAAAAGGCGCTGGATGTGACACCTGTCGCTGAAAACCTTCAACGTTTGCTGGATTCCCGTAGTGGTGATTTTCGTGACACTGAAATTGTCATGGAGCTGGGACGTTACTTCGTCGGAGAAGCCGGTTATTACATCTGCAAGGTGACTGACAAGAAAGTGTCGAGAGGTCAGGCCTACCTGATGACAGATGGTGGTTTACATCACCATCTGTCTAATTCGGGTAATTTTGGTCAGGTCATTCGGAAGAACTATCCTGTCTTGATCGCTAACCGTGTCGATGGTGATAAAACAGAAAAAGTCGAAATAGTTGGCCCTTTGTGTACGCCACTGGATATTGTCGGCGCTAAACTTGAACTTCCTGAAGCGGAACTTGGCGATCTGGTGGTTGTATTCCAGTCTGGTGCTTACGGCGCAACAGCCAGTCCGCAGGACTTTTTGAGTCATCCACATGTCCGGGAGTTACTGATCTGA
- a CDS encoding acyl carrier protein translates to MPKIDEIKSLLETVLELDASEFNEDTELLGALPEFDSMAVVGVITALEESFGIDVADDDIDATIFETVGSLLEYVNQAHS, encoded by the coding sequence ATGCCCAAAATTGATGAAATTAAATCCCTACTGGAAACTGTTCTCGAACTGGATGCCAGTGAATTTAACGAAGACACAGAACTTCTCGGCGCACTCCCTGAATTCGATTCCATGGCAGTTGTCGGCGTTATCACTGCTCTGGAAGAGTCTTTCGGAATTGACGTTGCAGACGATGATATCGACGCGACTATTTTCGAAACCGTTGGCAGTCTGCTGGAGTATGTGAATCAGGCCCATTCCTGA
- a CDS encoding PIG-L deacetylase family protein: MHKIPKYILITIPILFMFAFGLSALIPSIFIAWLVYQSFFSDHILYNPKKNYQYNLQSSRKKTIVIQDNTILLEASSKQSTYIIEANVTSSFSGNFLDPYITITSQGNEVKQYFERSVSGKRYLNISSLCNDHGGSLTLNLKISHCTISSSCILHTFDNSRISIDKLMVIAPHADDAEIAAYGLYSRTNSHIITLTAGEIEPETFKHFSNDLEKASKLKGLVRAWDSLAVPLWGNQPYTNSIQLGYFCKQLAKMHDSPDLPVQSLTSPINDTRTFRIFNTKTLTSDQDGKSTWKNLVQDLADLIEQIKPTSIVTPHDQIDAHSDHIFATRALKEALSKTKHQPDHLLLYANHLTTTDMHPYGPAHSNASLPPSFEMTKVNSLFSVPLDKKVQTDKAISLEMMHDLRRPIKFKKKIRAIIQSLIINRKITSYGADPYFRKAVRSNELFFVEPIK; this comes from the coding sequence ATGCATAAGATTCCTAAATATATTTTAATAACCATTCCTATTCTTTTTATGTTTGCTTTTGGCTTATCTGCACTGATTCCATCAATATTTATTGCTTGGTTGGTTTATCAGTCATTTTTTTCTGACCACATTTTATACAACCCTAAAAAAAATTACCAGTATAATCTCCAATCATCCCGAAAAAAAACAATAGTTATTCAAGATAATACAATATTGCTTGAAGCTTCTTCTAAGCAGTCTACTTATATCATTGAAGCTAATGTAACTTCTTCTTTTAGCGGGAATTTTCTAGACCCTTATATAACAATCACTTCCCAAGGAAATGAAGTAAAGCAGTACTTTGAAAGAAGTGTTAGTGGCAAACGCTATTTAAATATTTCTTCTTTATGCAATGATCACGGGGGATCGTTAACTCTTAATCTGAAAATATCGCATTGCACTATCTCTAGCTCATGCATACTACATACCTTTGATAACTCTCGAATCAGCATTGATAAACTAATGGTCATTGCCCCTCATGCAGATGATGCTGAAATTGCGGCTTATGGTCTGTATAGCCGTACAAACAGCCACATAATCACGCTTACCGCCGGGGAAATTGAACCAGAAACTTTTAAGCACTTTTCTAATGACTTAGAAAAAGCTTCAAAGCTAAAAGGCCTTGTCAGGGCTTGGGACAGTCTGGCAGTTCCTTTATGGGGTAATCAGCCATACACCAACTCCATTCAATTGGGTTATTTCTGTAAGCAACTTGCGAAGATGCATGACTCACCAGACCTGCCCGTGCAGTCCCTTACATCCCCCATTAATGACACCCGTACATTCAGAATCTTTAACACGAAAACCTTGACTTCAGATCAGGATGGTAAATCAACCTGGAAAAACCTGGTTCAGGATCTGGCTGATCTTATTGAGCAGATAAAGCCTACTTCAATCGTCACTCCTCATGACCAGATTGATGCTCACTCAGACCATATTTTTGCAACGAGAGCCTTAAAAGAGGCGCTGTCCAAAACAAAGCATCAGCCTGATCATCTTTTGCTCTATGCAAACCATTTGACGACAACTGACATGCATCCTTATGGTCCTGCTCACAGTAATGCTTCGCTCCCACCATCATTCGAAATGACTAAAGTTAACAGTCTGTTTTCTGTTCCTCTTGACAAGAAAGTTCAAACAGATAAAGCAATTTCTTTGGAAATGATGCACGATTTACGTCGACCAATAAAATTTAAGAAAAAAATACGTGCTATAATTCAGTCACTCATTATCAATCGGAAAATCACTTCTTATGGTGCTGATCCATATTTCCGTAAAGCTGTTAGAAGCAATGAGCTTTTTTTTGTAGAACCAATCAAATAA
- a CDS encoding glycosyltransferase family 32 protein — translation MNKIPKKIHYCWFGESKFNLTIRRCIASWNHNLPDYELCLWNEDTFDISSNKFVESAYKNKKYAFVSDYVRMLALHQEGGIYLDTDVEVFKSFNPLLTSDFFIGLENIGRFGTSTIGCRAKHWLPEKMLNLYDSLEFDASDLKKMVNVTMVSNLLLEAGFKPDNHIETISNQVKLPIGSFGSANKQLVKPETIYAEHLFDGSWNKGNKSKLSKSVKYITRGGLSIDINNLTKLTKYYFK, via the coding sequence TAAAATACCAAAAAAGATACACTATTGCTGGTTTGGTGAATCAAAATTCAACTTAACTATAAGGCGATGTATCGCCTCATGGAATCATAACCTTCCAGACTATGAACTATGCCTATGGAATGAAGATACCTTTGATATTAGTTCTAATAAATTCGTAGAGTCTGCTTACAAAAACAAAAAATATGCCTTTGTTTCAGACTATGTTCGGATGTTGGCACTCCACCAGGAAGGTGGAATTTATTTGGATACTGATGTTGAAGTATTCAAAAGTTTTAATCCACTATTAACATCTGATTTTTTTATAGGGTTAGAAAACATTGGTCGTTTCGGCACCTCAACGATTGGATGCAGAGCCAAACATTGGCTTCCTGAAAAAATGCTAAATCTATATGACTCCTTAGAGTTTGATGCGTCAGATTTAAAAAAAATGGTCAATGTTACAATGGTGAGTAATTTGCTACTAGAAGCTGGTTTTAAACCAGACAACCACATAGAGACGATCAGCAACCAAGTCAAGCTACCAATAGGTAGTTTTGGGTCTGCAAATAAACAGCTCGTAAAACCAGAAACGATTTACGCAGAACACCTGTTCGATGGTAGCTGGAACAAAGGGAACAAGTCAAAACTCAGCAAAAGTGTAAAATATATTACTAGGGGGGGGTTATCTATCGACATCAACAACCTGACTAAATTAACAAAATACTATTTTAAATAG